One genomic window of Manihot esculenta cultivar AM560-2 chromosome 16, M.esculenta_v8, whole genome shotgun sequence includes the following:
- the LOC110603446 gene encoding protein phosphatase 2C 53 isoform X2 yields the protein MGGRVTFCAAQTRILMEEMSPTVAVPYRVGNSVCENPTSDTHLDITGLKLMADTAGLLSDSVSKVSTIGDKGCNGGCLDYEVSDITVGIPEEDKQGGAPLLDMISEHKNNWVVTDNLINQESEEDDSFSLEGDRIFDSSCSLSVASETSSLCGEDFLGFEAISEIGTPGSVDIGKSIGSVEIIANATDLASNVETEVGRDSVSLEANLEEKTGNVSDAKPYTVLFQLAPGKGVNGTVTRSVFEVDCVPLWGVTSICGRRPEMEDAFATVPNFLEIPIQMLIGDRVLEGMSKCITHQAAHFFGVYDGHGGSQVANYCRDHIHSALAEEIEFINNGPSHGSMKDSCQELWKKTFSNCFLKVDAEVGGKDSAEPVAPETPNREDEHARIEAAGGKVIQWNGHRVCGVLAMSRSIGDKYLKPWIIPEPEVTFIPRAKEDECLILASDGLWDVMSNEEACDLARRRILVWHKKNGAALPCPRGEDIDPAAQAAAEYLAERALQKGSKDNITVIVVDLKAQRKIKSKT from the exons atgGGTGGGAGGGTAACTTTTTGTGCTGCCCAGACAAGGATTTTGATGGAGGAGATGTCTCCGACGGTTGCAGTGCCATATAGAGTAGGTAATTCAGTATGTGAAAACCCAACCTCAGATACCCATTTGGATATCACAGGACTTAAGCTGATGGCAGATACGGCAGGCTTATTATCTGATTCTGTCTCTAAAGTTTCTACTATTGGGGATAAGGGTTGTAATGGTGGTTGTTTGGATTATGAAGTTAGTGATATAACAGTTGGCATTCCAGAAGAGGACAAGCAGGGAGGAGCCCCTTTGTTGGATATGATCTCTGAACATAAAAATAATTGGGTGGTTACTGATAATTTGATAAACCAGGAAAGTGAAGAAGATGATTCCTTTTCCTTGGAGGGCGATCGTATTTTTGATAGTTCTTGCTCTCTTTCAGTGGCTAGTGAGACTAGCAGCTTGTGCGGAGAGGATTTCCTGGGTTTCGAGGCCATCTCTGAGATAGGAACTCCAGGTTCTGTGGATATTGGGAAGAGCATCGGCAGTGTTGAAATTATTGCTAATGCCACCGATTTGGCGTCAAATGTAGAGACAGAGGTTGGGAGAGATTCTGTTTCTTTAGAAGCGAATCTTGAGGAAAAGACTGGAAATGTATCTGATGCAAAGCCATATACAGTTCTATTTCAGCTGGCTCCAGGAAAAGGGGTGAATGGAACAGTCACACGCAGTGTTTTTGAGGTGGACTGTGTGCCCCTTTGGGGAGTTACATCCATATGTGGAAGGAGACCTGAGATGGAAGATGCATTTGCAACCGTGCCCAATTTTCTGGAAATCCCTATTCAAATGCTAATTGGTGATCGGGTGCTTGAGGGTATGAGCAAGTGTATAACTCACCAGGCTGCTCATTTCTTTGGAGTTTATGATGGTCATGGAGGTTCACAG GTTGCAAACTATTGTCGTGATCATATCCATTCTGCTTTGGCTGAGGAGATAGAATTCATTAACAATGGCCCGagtcatggaagcatgaaagaTAGTTGCCAAGAGCTGTGGAAGAAAACATTTAGCAATTGTTTTCTCAAGGTAGATGCTGAAGTTGGAGGAAAAGACAGTGCTGAACCAGTTGCGCCTGAAACT CCAAACCGGGAAGACGAACATGCAAGGATAGAAGCAGCTGGAGGCAAGGTTATACAATGGAATGGGCATCGTGTCTGTGGTGTTCTTGCAATGTCAAGGTCAATTG GTGATAAATATTTGAAACCATGGATTATTCCTGAACCAGAAGTTACATTTATTCCTCGGGCAAAAGAAGATGAATGCCTGATTCTGGCTAGTGATGGGCTATGGGATGTCATGTCAAATGAAGAAGCGTGTGATCTTGCTCGGAGACGAATACTTGTCTGGCATAAAAAGAATGGTGCTGCGCTTCCCTGCCCAAGGGGTGAGGATATTGATCCTGCAGCTCAGGCAGCAGCTGAGTATCTCGCAGAACGTGCTCTTCAAAAAGGAAGCAAGGACAATATCACCGTCATTGTGGTAGATCTGAAGGCTCAAAGGAAGATCAAGAGCAAAACATGA
- the LOC110603446 gene encoding protein phosphatase 2C 53 isoform X1: protein MGGRVTFCAAQTRILMEEMSPTVAVPYRVGNSVCENPTSDTHLDITGLKLMADTAGLLSDSVSKVSTIGDKGCNGGCLDYEVSDITVGIPEEDKQGGAPLLDMISEHKNNWVVTDNLINQESEEDDSFSLEGDRIFDSSCSLSVASETSSLCGEDFLGFEAISEIGTPGSVDIGKSIGSVEIIANATDLASNVETEVGRDSVSLEANLEEKTGNVSDAKPYTVLFQLAPGKGVNGTVTRSVFEVDCVPLWGVTSICGRRPEMEDAFATVPNFLEIPIQMLIGDRVLEGMSKCITHQAAHFFGVYDGHGGSQVANYCRDHIHSALAEEIEFINNGPSHGSMKDSCQELWKKTFSNCFLKVDAEVGGKDSAEPVAPETVGSTAVVAIICSSHIIVANCGDSRAVLCRGKEPMALSVDHKPNREDEHARIEAAGGKVIQWNGHRVCGVLAMSRSIGDKYLKPWIIPEPEVTFIPRAKEDECLILASDGLWDVMSNEEACDLARRRILVWHKKNGAALPCPRGEDIDPAAQAAAEYLAERALQKGSKDNITVIVVDLKAQRKIKSKT from the exons atgGGTGGGAGGGTAACTTTTTGTGCTGCCCAGACAAGGATTTTGATGGAGGAGATGTCTCCGACGGTTGCAGTGCCATATAGAGTAGGTAATTCAGTATGTGAAAACCCAACCTCAGATACCCATTTGGATATCACAGGACTTAAGCTGATGGCAGATACGGCAGGCTTATTATCTGATTCTGTCTCTAAAGTTTCTACTATTGGGGATAAGGGTTGTAATGGTGGTTGTTTGGATTATGAAGTTAGTGATATAACAGTTGGCATTCCAGAAGAGGACAAGCAGGGAGGAGCCCCTTTGTTGGATATGATCTCTGAACATAAAAATAATTGGGTGGTTACTGATAATTTGATAAACCAGGAAAGTGAAGAAGATGATTCCTTTTCCTTGGAGGGCGATCGTATTTTTGATAGTTCTTGCTCTCTTTCAGTGGCTAGTGAGACTAGCAGCTTGTGCGGAGAGGATTTCCTGGGTTTCGAGGCCATCTCTGAGATAGGAACTCCAGGTTCTGTGGATATTGGGAAGAGCATCGGCAGTGTTGAAATTATTGCTAATGCCACCGATTTGGCGTCAAATGTAGAGACAGAGGTTGGGAGAGATTCTGTTTCTTTAGAAGCGAATCTTGAGGAAAAGACTGGAAATGTATCTGATGCAAAGCCATATACAGTTCTATTTCAGCTGGCTCCAGGAAAAGGGGTGAATGGAACAGTCACACGCAGTGTTTTTGAGGTGGACTGTGTGCCCCTTTGGGGAGTTACATCCATATGTGGAAGGAGACCTGAGATGGAAGATGCATTTGCAACCGTGCCCAATTTTCTGGAAATCCCTATTCAAATGCTAATTGGTGATCGGGTGCTTGAGGGTATGAGCAAGTGTATAACTCACCAGGCTGCTCATTTCTTTGGAGTTTATGATGGTCATGGAGGTTCACAG GTTGCAAACTATTGTCGTGATCATATCCATTCTGCTTTGGCTGAGGAGATAGAATTCATTAACAATGGCCCGagtcatggaagcatgaaagaTAGTTGCCAAGAGCTGTGGAAGAAAACATTTAGCAATTGTTTTCTCAAGGTAGATGCTGAAGTTGGAGGAAAAGACAGTGCTGAACCAGTTGCGCCTGAAACTGTGGGTTCAACTGCAGTTGTTGCCATTATTTGTTCATCCCACATTATAGTAGCGAATTGTGGAGACTCACGGGCAGTTCTCTGTCGTGGGAAAGAACCTATGGCTTTATCAGTGGATCATAAA CCAAACCGGGAAGACGAACATGCAAGGATAGAAGCAGCTGGAGGCAAGGTTATACAATGGAATGGGCATCGTGTCTGTGGTGTTCTTGCAATGTCAAGGTCAATTG GTGATAAATATTTGAAACCATGGATTATTCCTGAACCAGAAGTTACATTTATTCCTCGGGCAAAAGAAGATGAATGCCTGATTCTGGCTAGTGATGGGCTATGGGATGTCATGTCAAATGAAGAAGCGTGTGATCTTGCTCGGAGACGAATACTTGTCTGGCATAAAAAGAATGGTGCTGCGCTTCCCTGCCCAAGGGGTGAGGATATTGATCCTGCAGCTCAGGCAGCAGCTGAGTATCTCGCAGAACGTGCTCTTCAAAAAGGAAGCAAGGACAATATCACCGTCATTGTGGTAGATCTGAAGGCTCAAAGGAAGATCAAGAGCAAAACATGA